In Spirochaetota bacterium, the sequence TCATCACCAGCTTTTCGAGGAATGACACGCTGAGATTCATTGCCCTGAGGAAATTGCCGGGCGGTGGGCCGACGCCGCAGGGGGAGGCCATGCTCATTCCCGAGTTCATCGGGGGAGGGCAATACGAGTACCAGGGCAAAGGCGCCACCAGGGGCGTAAGGATCATCACCCGGGGCCTCATCGAAGACGCGCACCGGCGCGGCATACCGGTTCTGGCGTGGACCATCAACAGGCCCGAAAACATGGAGCGCCTCATCCGGTGGGGCATTGACGGCATCGTCACCGACCGCATTGATATATTGAAAGATGTCCTGGCCGGCCACGTCCCGGGCCGGTGATTGCGTATCCGCAGAAAAAAGCGAGGTGATAATGATGGGAAGGAGCATGTCGATAGCAAGGCGCACCATATATCTTCTCCTCATGGCCGCCCTGGTCCCATTGAAGGCCCCGGCCATGACCGAGCAGGAGAAGATTCGGGCCCTCCTCGACAGGGTGGAAGCATCGGGCCTGGTCTTCATACGAAACGGCACCGAGTACTCTTCCCGGGAGGCGCGGAAGCACCTGGAGTTGAAGCTCTCCAAGGCCGGGAGCGCCATCAGGACGGCGGAGCAGTTCATAACCCACATTGCCTCCGGATCGACCTGGTCCGGCGCCCCCTATTACATCAAGCTCCGCGACGGCTCCGTCGTGAAATCCGCCGACTGGCTCAGGAAAAACCTCGCCGGCCTGGAGAGGAAGAGGCGTTGAAATATTTCATTGACAGATTCTGAAAATCCGAGGAGCATTGTTGTCAGTTGATACTTTGAAGCTTCGAGGTGCCCCATGTTCTGGAAAAAAGAGTTGGAAACCATTGACCGGAAATCGCTTGAGGAGCTTCAGTATAAAAAGCTGTCCGCCGCGCTGAGGAGCGCCGCTTCAACACCCTTCTATAAAAAGGTGTTCACCGAGAACAACGTCGATATCGACAGGATAACGTCCCTCGATCATCTCAAGGACCTTCCCTTCACCACCAAGGCCGATCTTCGCCTGAGCTATCCCGACGGCATGGTGGCGGTGCCCCGGAGCGACATTGTCCGTCTTCACGCCTCGTCCGGCACCACGGGTAAGTCGACGGTCATCTTCTACACGGCCAGGGACATCGCGGACTGGGCCGACCTGATCGCGCGCTCCATGATGGCCACGGGAACCACCCGTGACGACGTGTTCCAGAACATGATGGGATACGGCCTCTTCACCGGCGGCCTGGGGCTGCACTACGGGGCCGAGCGCCTCGGGTGCATGGTAATCCCGGCGTCGTCCGGGAACAGCCTGAAGCAGATCCAGCTCATGCAGGATTTCCGCACCACGGTGATCCATATCACCCCGAGCTACGCCCTCCACCTGGGCGACGTGGTGGCGGAGCAGGGGGTGCGCACGCCGGACCTGGGCGTGCGGCGGGCGTACCTGGGAGCCGAGCCCTATTCCGAGGAAACGCGGAACAAGATACAGGAACAGTGGGGGCTGGCGGCGTACAACTCCTACGGCCTGTCGGAGATGAACGGCCCCGGCGTCGCCTTCGAGTGCGAGCACCGTGACGGCATGCACCTGTGGGAGGACTTCTACATCATGGAGATCATCGATCCAGATAGCGGCGAGAGGCTGCCGGACGGCGATGCCGGCGAGCTGGTCATCACCCACATCAACCGGGAGGCGATGCCCATCATCCGCTACCGGACGCGGGACCTCACCCGGATCATACCCGAGCAGTGCCGCTGCGGGAGAACGCACCGCCGCATCGAGCGCATCAAGGGCCGCACCGACGACATGCTCATCGTGGGCGGCGTGAACGTTTTTCCGTCGCAGATCGAGTCGGTCCTGATGAAGATACCGGAGGTGGGGAACAACTACCAGATCGTCCTGGACCGCCACGAGAACCTCGACCGGCTCCACATCCGGGTCGAGCTCTATTCGAAAATGTTCCAGGGCGACCTGGGCGGCCTGAACAGGCTCAAGAAAAAGCTCGTGGAGGAGCTGAAGGCGCTCATTACCGTGAATCCGCGCATCGAGCTCCTGGAGCCCGGCTCGCTGCCGCCCAGCACCGGCAAGGCGGTGCGGGTCATCGACAACAGGAAGATATAGCCCCGATAACATCGGGACGGGCGATACAAGGAAGTATCGCCATTTTTCGAGGCTGAAAGCCGAGAAGAATGTAAGGCTTTGCGAATTCAGTTCGCAAAGCCGACCCTGAAAAACTCCAGGACGGGGTTTTACAGGAATAACTGAGGAGGATGCCATGCCGCAACAGATTTCAATCTTCGCAGAAAACAAGCCGGGGAAGATCGAGCGCATCTCCGGCATCCTGGGAAAGAACAACATCAACATGCGGGCCATCACCATTGCCGATTCCGGCGACTACGGCATCATCAAGATTCTCGCTGACCGTCCCGTGGACGGCTGCAAGGCGTTGAAAGACGAGGGGATCGCTGCGACCCTGAAGGACATCGTGGCGGTCCGGATCGACGACAGCCCCGGCGGCCTTCACAAGGCGTCGGCCGTGCTCGCCAGGAACGACATCAACGTGGAGGATGCCTACGGCTTCACGATACGCGGAAGCAACGAGGCCGTGTTCGTGTTCCAGGTGAAGGATATCAAAAAGACCGAGAAGGTACTGGAGGAGGCGGGCTTTTCCCTTCTCCGGGAAAACGAGCTCTATTTTCTCTGACAGGTTAATGACAGGGGGTTACCTGGTCCGCGAATCGCCGCCGCTTTCACGCTCCTCCCGGAGCGGTTTTATCACCTTTATCATGGCGCGCGGTATATCAACAATGCCGTCGCCGGTTTTCACACGGTACCGGGCCCCGCGGGATATGATCGTCCCTTCGATGATCCTCCCGTTGTACAGGGTGATCTCATCGAGGCACATCCCTTTCCCGCCGCTCTTTTCCCCCTGGCCGGGTTTCACCCCGGTAAGAAGATCCTCGGCGCCACGCGTCGTCAGCGCGTAATATCCGCCATAGGTGACGGCGGCGAGCGTTACGGCCGTTATGAGGAATTTCGCGATGGGAATGCCGATGCCCAGTTTTTTGATCCAGAAATAGACGGAGAGGAAAACTCCCTGGAGGGCGCTGAAGGCCCCGACGGTTTTCAGGACGCGCACCAGGTTTTTCTTTTTTGAAGCGAGGATCTCATCCTGGATGTCCTCCGGAACCGGCCGGGCGAACTTGTATTTATCCAGAAGCCGTTCCAGTAACAGTGTATCCTGATCGCGCTTGTTCATAGCAGGTCCTCTATTCGTGAAATGCCGCGTTCTTTCAGGTGATCCAGGATCCGCCGGGTTACCTGGCCGTACTTGTACACGGCCTGCCGCGTGGTCAATCCCAGGTGCCGGGCCGCCTGTTCATAGGTGTAACGGTTTATCGCAATAAGATCGAAGAGAATACGCTCCTTTTCGTCCCTGTAGTTCCCGCTGTCCTCAATGGCGTCATGGATGATGATGCGGATGTCCCTGAAGCCGTTTTCGAAGGCGAGATGGACATCATCTTCCATGTCTTGAATATCAACACCCTCCGCATCGGCGCCGCTTCGCTTCCGGTAATAGTTCGAGATGCAGAATTTCATGGCGCCGATGAGCCATTTTTTCGGCTCCTTCACCTCGTCAAACTTGCGGTAAAAGCTCACGAATATCTCGTGACAGATGTCCTCGGCGTCCTCCCTGTTGCCGACGCGATAGTACAGGGCATTCAGGATCATCGGATAATAATCGCTGTAGGATTTCCTGAATTCCCTTTCTTTTTTTGAGAGCAGCATTCCCCCTGATGCCCCTATACAGAGTATTGGATTACGAGCGAATTTTACAAAAAAAATGTAAAAGGCTGAATTTTTTCTTAAAAACCGAGAATGGACATGAAATACAGGCTGAATGTCGTGTTGTCTACAATAAATTTAATCCTGGCACTTGACGAAAAGAGAATATTTTATTATTTTAGATATTATTAAAATTCTTGGTTATAGGGATCCTGGCCTGGAAAAACGCAAATCAATGAACGCTGCCGGGATCGATCAGAAATCTGGAATTAATAATTTACGTACCTGGGCAAAAGTCTTGATTTGCATACGGTATTATTTAACAAAACGAGCGAGGTTAATCAATGGAACAGCTGACAAAAGAGACGTTCAAGGAAAAGATATTCGATTACGAGAAGAACACTGACTGGAATTACAAAGGGACCCTTCCGGCGATCATTGATTTTTACGCGGACTGGTGCGGCCCCTGCAAGATGGTGGCCCCGGTTCTCAGCGAGCTGTCCGGTGAATATGAGGGAAGGATCAACATCTACAAGGTCAATACCGACCAGGAGCCTGAGCTGTCCGGCGCTTTCGGCATCCAGAGCATCCCGAGCATCCTGTTCATCCCGATGGGAGAAAGCCCGCGCATGGCGGCGGGAGCTCTTCCGAAACAGGCGTTCCAGGAGATCATCAAGGATGTGCTGAAGGTCAATTGACCCGCATGGGACGGCCGGTTTCAGGTCATTTTCATTACCAAGGAACAAAAAAGGGGCTCGTGAGACAGCCCCTTTTATTATAGTGCATTATTTAGCAATCTGAAGCAAGGATGAAGAACGGGCCGCCGAAGGCGGCATCGGCCTGTTTATGCGCCGAACTCTTCGTCAAATCTGCTCTTGGTCATGATGGTGAAGAACTTGTTCAGGGTCATGAGCTCGAAGGTGTGGTAGATATTGGGGCTCAGGTCAAAGAATATCAGCTTGATGTTCATCTCCTTCGTTTTTCTCAGTATTTTGACCAGCGATGCGATGGCGGTCGAGTCCACGCCGTTAAGGTTCTTGCAATTTATGGCAATCATTCCCGGCTTTTTCGCCAGGATTTCGGTGAAGACGACCTCCATCTCTTTAATATTGCCCAGGTTCCATTCACCGCTGGCATGGACGATAATATTATTTTTCTTTGCCTCAAAGCTGATATTATCCATGGTCTAACATTATGCATATAATCGCAAAATGTCAAACAATTATTTCCCAAATTGTCTGCCGGTTGTCGGTAGAATGATGCAAGGCAATGTTGTTATCCGATTATATTATTCTACAATGACCGGGTGAGCCGCCAATAGGGTCATGTTATGTCCTCGTGTTGCAGTTTCACTATTAATGCGCCGGAAAAAAGAGCCGAAAGGCCGAGGACTGTCTGAGTCGTCATTTTGTTGTCCGAGTTCCGCAGGCCTGGAGGCTTTTTTCCGGCACATAATAACAGTGGCCAACAACGTGATGCGGGATAGCCCGACCCTCTCCAATATTAATATATTATTTCACTTGATCTCGATAACCGAGCAGACCTCGCCCGTGTCATCGGAGGCGGATCGCGAGTTGTACATATCGGGCAGCCATTCGCCGTCGACGATGAACTTGTACCGGTACACGCCCCGGAACAGCTTTTTCCTCAGGCGCCAGATGCCATTGCTTCCCCTGCTGAGAAGATCATCCTCGGGGTTCCAGTTGTTGAAATCGCCGACCAGTGAAACAAAGCCCGCTTCCGGGCGGTAGAGCCTGAATTCCACGGTGTTATTTCCGATCTTCCGCCAGGTGACATGCTTTCCCTCGGTTTTCACCGCGGGATCGGCCACGGAGAGATACGAACCCATGCGGTCATCCACCCTGTCGGGATTCAGGGGGTCCCGTATCAGGATGCCGTCGACAATGTACTTGTAGGTTATTCCCCTGCCGCTTTCGTCCGCAGGGAGAAAATAATACCAGATGCCGCTGTCGCTCCGGGTCATCGGTACCGGCTTCCATCGGCTGAAGCTGCCCGTTATCTGGACCCCACGGGCCCCCCTGTTCTTGTAGGTGAACAGTGTCCCGAAGGAGTCGAGGGTGCTCTGTCCCGGCCGCTTTCCCGAATAAATCAAATTCACCTTCTGCGGGCCGTCGGCATGGCTCAGGAATTTCAGCGAGTTATAATATATGGACCTTCCGGCTCCCTCATCGTTGTTAAAGGCAAGCAGGAGGATCGATGCCAGGACCGCGATGGCTTTATAATTCATAGAATGAAACCTCTGAAATCGTGTCGAGATGTTATCGGGCAACGCGTCTATAGTGGAAATCGACGCATTATCGCCAATACATTAAAATTATTTCCAATTTGTGGAAACCGGCCCCTGAAGGGAGGCTTGTTTTAATAATAACTGGTTTATTCTTCCGTTAAATTTGTCGATAATCTAATAGATACTGTTTATATTGGAATTGCCGCAAAACTTGATAACCAATGAAATGCGCCCCGCCGCCGAAGGCGGCGGGGGCGCACCATATAAATTTTAATCGGTTATGCGGCACGTCTATTATTCATTATTGATTGATGACGGGATCAACAGCTGTTTTAAAGACGTCACGGGAGCCGCAGCGGGTAAAAATTGATTGATTTTTATCAAGCGGAACATAGTATCTGATTATGTCTCTACATGGGCCATGTTCATGGTCGCGGTAAAGGAATGGCTGAAGCGGAAGAAATAACATACACCCCTGAAGAGCTCGCAGAGATCGAGCGCATCGTTACCCTCATCGAACGGAGCGGCCACGGGATTCGCGGCGAGAAGGAAGCGGAAGCGCCGGCCGCGGCCGAGAAGGAAGAGGCTCCCGCCGTCGAAGAGGAATATCACCCCGCTCCCGATCAATTCGAGGAGCCGGCCGATCTTTCCCTCCCCTCCGTCGATCTGGATAGCCTCACCGGCGAACCGAAGCGGCCGGAGAAGCCGCGCGTCGAAGAGGAAGCCGCGCCTATCGAGGACATTACCGGCTTGATCCATGAGGTCGAGGAAGAGGCGCCTCCGGTCGCCGCGGAGGAATATGCCGCACCCCCGGAAGAGAAGGCGAAGCCCGGGGGCCTGAGCCCCGTCGATGAGCTGGATTTTCTCACGGCCGAAGAACCGGAGTCGCTGGATCGCCACGAGCGGGCCCCGGCCGATGCCTTTGTCGAGGAGACGCCCGCGCCGAAGAAAGCCGAATCGCCTGTCTTCGAGGACATTGACCTTGCCGACCTCGGCGCCCCGAAGGACACGGAAGTGAAGGACCTGGGCTTCCTGGAGGAAACGGGCGAGGCCCCTGCCGGGAAGCCTTCGCCGGGCGTCACCCTTGAAAAAGAACAACCCGGGGAAATCCCCGATCTTTCAGATATATCCTTCGATGAAGGAAAGGTGGAAATGGCGGAAGCCCGGGAAGCGGACATCCCGGAACTGGATATTCCCGAAGCCGGCTCCGCGAAGGAGGCCCCGTCAGAGGCCGAGTTTGCCGAGCCCGAACCGACCATGGAAGAGCTTACGGACGATGACCTGGCTTCCATCAAGAGCGTTGAGGAATTGGGCGATGTTCCCCAGGTCAAGTCCTCGAAGGACATCATAAGCCAGGTTCAGCAAAAGAAAGAAGTACGGGAAGCAATGCCGGACCTGGAAGCGGATATTCCCGAATTGCCCGCCGTCGGGGAAGACCAATTCGAAGTTGAGATGCTGGAAGAAGAGCCGAAGCCCGCGAAAAAGGAGAAACCCTCCAGGCCCGCAGCGGAATCTCCCGCCGCGGAAAAGGGCGAAAAGGGCATCGATCTGTCCGATCACGATATCATGCGGCTCAAAAAGGCCATCCTCCTTTTCAACCCGGCCATACGCGAGGCGGTGAAGGATGTCGTGATCAACGACCTCCTGCCGACGAAGGACACCCGCCAGCTCATCAACATGATCCTGGGCGGAAGACCCGAAGGCTCCATACAGAAGTACCTCGAGGAAAAGCTCGATAAGACCATCCCCCTCGTCGAGGAAAAGATCGGTCCGGCCCGCAGGGTCATTACCGCCCGGCCGGAGTACGCGGCCGGGGGGCGTGAGCGGCAGAAGAAGCTCCTTGCCATCACGGGGATCGCCGGGGCCGCCGCCATAGTCACCTGCGCGCTGGTGGTCCTCGGATACCAGTTCTTATACAAGCCGATGGCGGCCAAGCGCATGATCAAGCAGGGCGCGGCCTACATCCGCGAGAGCGGCGATTATCTCAAGAAGCCGAAGGATTATGCCAGGGCGGAGAAGCTCTTTCGCGAGGTTGACGAGGACTATGTCAGGGACTACTCGTTCGGATACACGGAGTATGCCCAGGCATATTTCGATAAAAGGGAATACGCCTTTTCCATTGAAAAGCTGAACAAGCTCTATGATATACAGAGGAAGAAAGGCCAGGCCAATGACATCGACCTGCTGAACAAGCTGGGCTATTTCTATTCGAAGGTGCCGAAGGAATACTACAATACCATGCGGCTCAATATCAACCGCTGGTATTATCCCGAAAGCGACAAGAAGCGCGAGGAATGGTCCCAGCTTGACGTGGCCATTGAAATGTACCGGCGCGTCCTCGTCAGGGACAGGAAGAACATCACGGCCCTCTTCGGCATCGGCAACGCCTATTTTTACCAGGGCCAGTACTTCAAGGCCAAGAAATATTACGAGGATATCGTCGATCTGGAGCCCGATTCCGAGATCGGGTACTCCGGCCTGCTGAACCTCTACATCGATCGGGACGTGTTCGAGAGGGTCATCGATATGCATGCCGTGCTGTCCGAGAAGAAAATGATGTCCAATGTCCAGTCGTCCCTCCTGGCGAAGCTGGCGGCGTACTACCTGGACAAGCAGAAGTCGAAGACGTCTAACGTGAGGATCGATTACGGGGTCCAGTCGCCCCGCTTCAAGGACAGTGATGACAATATATTCCCGGCGGTCATCGGCGTGCTGAGCGCCCTGAACAAGCGTGACAGCGATTATCCGCCCCTGCACCTGCAATACGCGAGGCTCAACAAGGCCCAGGACAATTTGAAGCTTATGAAGATCCACCTTGAAAAAGCGATCGACCTCT encodes:
- a CDS encoding glycerophosphodiester phosphodiesterase translates to FDGGATFPFRGKGYRIPLLAEVLDAFPGVRFSIDIKDRDLGAAERVASMIADKGAAKRVIVGSFHDRTMAFVRKNFPGLITSFSRNDTLRFIALRKLPGGGPTPQGEAMLIPEFIGGGQYEYQGKGATRGVRIITRGLIEDAHRRGIPVLAWTINRPENMERLIRWGIDGIVTDRIDILKDVLAGHVPGR
- a CDS encoding DUF5329 family protein, with protein sequence MMGRSMSIARRTIYLLLMAALVPLKAPAMTEQEKIRALLDRVEASGLVFIRNGTEYSSREARKHLELKLSKAGSAIRTAEQFITHIASGSTWSGAPYYIKLRDGSVVKSADWLRKNLAGLERKRR
- a CDS encoding phenylacetate--CoA ligase → MFWKKELETIDRKSLEELQYKKLSAALRSAASTPFYKKVFTENNVDIDRITSLDHLKDLPFTTKADLRLSYPDGMVAVPRSDIVRLHASSGTTGKSTVIFYTARDIADWADLIARSMMATGTTRDDVFQNMMGYGLFTGGLGLHYGAERLGCMVIPASSGNSLKQIQLMQDFRTTVIHITPSYALHLGDVVAEQGVRTPDLGVRRAYLGAEPYSEETRNKIQEQWGLAAYNSYGLSEMNGPGVAFECEHRDGMHLWEDFYIMEIIDPDSGERLPDGDAGELVITHINREAMPIIRYRTRDLTRIIPEQCRCGRTHRRIERIKGRTDDMLIVGGVNVFPSQIESVLMKIPEVGNNYQIVLDRHENLDRLHIRVELYSKMFQGDLGGLNRLKKKLVEELKALITVNPRIELLEPGSLPPSTGKAVRVIDNRKI
- a CDS encoding ACT domain-containing protein, encoding MPQQISIFAENKPGKIERISGILGKNNINMRAITIADSGDYGIIKILADRPVDGCKALKDEGIAATLKDIVAVRIDDSPGGLHKASAVLARNDINVEDAYGFTIRGSNEAVFVFQVKDIKKTEKVLEEAGFSLLRENELYFL
- a CDS encoding sigma-70 family RNA polymerase sigma factor gives rise to the protein MLLSKKEREFRKSYSDYYPMILNALYYRVGNREDAEDICHEIFVSFYRKFDEVKEPKKWLIGAMKFCISNYYRKRSGADAEGVDIQDMEDDVHLAFENGFRDIRIIIHDAIEDSGNYRDEKERILFDLIAINRYTYEQAARHLGLTTRQAVYKYGQVTRRILDHLKERGISRIEDLL
- the trxA gene encoding thioredoxin; translated protein: MEQLTKETFKEKIFDYEKNTDWNYKGTLPAIIDFYADWCGPCKMVAPVLSELSGEYEGRINIYKVNTDQEPELSGAFGIQSIPSILFIPMGESPRMAAGALPKQAFQEIIKDVLKVN
- a CDS encoding STAS domain-containing protein — protein: MDNISFEAKKNNIIVHASGEWNLGNIKEMEVVFTEILAKKPGMIAINCKNLNGVDSTAIASLVKILRKTKEMNIKLIFFDLSPNIYHTFELMTLNKFFTIMTKSRFDEEFGA
- a CDS encoding glycogen-binding domain-containing protein; the protein is MNYKAIAVLASILLLAFNNDEGAGRSIYYNSLKFLSHADGPQKVNLIYSGKRPGQSTLDSFGTLFTYKNRGARGVQITGSFSRWKPVPMTRSDSGIWYYFLPADESGRGITYKYIVDGILIRDPLNPDRVDDRMGSYLSVADPAVKTEGKHVTWRKIGNNTVEFRLYRPEAGFVSLVGDFNNWNPEDDLLSRGSNGIWRLRKKLFRGVYRYKFIVDGEWLPDMYNSRSASDDTGEVCSVIEIK
- a CDS encoding tetratricopeptide repeat protein; translation: MAEAEEITYTPEELAEIERIVTLIERSGHGIRGEKEAEAPAAAEKEEAPAVEEEYHPAPDQFEEPADLSLPSVDLDSLTGEPKRPEKPRVEEEAAPIEDITGLIHEVEEEAPPVAAEEYAAPPEEKAKPGGLSPVDELDFLTAEEPESLDRHERAPADAFVEETPAPKKAESPVFEDIDLADLGAPKDTEVKDLGFLEETGEAPAGKPSPGVTLEKEQPGEIPDLSDISFDEGKVEMAEAREADIPELDIPEAGSAKEAPSEAEFAEPEPTMEELTDDDLASIKSVEELGDVPQVKSSKDIISQVQQKKEVREAMPDLEADIPELPAVGEDQFEVEMLEEEPKPAKKEKPSRPAAESPAAEKGEKGIDLSDHDIMRLKKAILLFNPAIREAVKDVVINDLLPTKDTRQLINMILGGRPEGSIQKYLEEKLDKTIPLVEEKIGPARRVITARPEYAAGGRERQKKLLAITGIAGAAAIVTCALVVLGYQFLYKPMAAKRMIKQGAAYIRESGDYLKKPKDYARAEKLFREVDEDYVRDYSFGYTEYAQAYFDKREYAFSIEKLNKLYDIQRKKGQANDIDLLNKLGYFYSKVPKEYYNTMRLNINRWYYPESDKKREEWSQLDVAIEMYRRVLVRDRKNITALFGIGNAYFYQGQYFKAKKYYEDIVDLEPDSEIGYSGLLNLYIDRDVFERVIDMHAVLSEKKMMSNVQSSLLAKLAAYYLDKQKSKTSNVRIDYGVQSPRFKDSDDNIFPAVIGVLSALNKRDSDYPPLHLQYARLNKAQDNLKLMKIHLEKAIDLSRKNYDADYFGALHLLGEYYYLSKEPVKAYETLNRAIKAAEAPPEFTREDFYKETESTGKSYALLGNIFYYYFDKVRMRYGDLEDESIDQDDERMGNYQIAREKYEKAIDEGYESSEVHYNLGRIYYLNRLYQKALDQWLNLYEDFAENPEIMFALGNAFYHMGSYDAAKGEYLKLISAYEYELDKMKIARRDLPGHVKLVQFLSSTYNNLGAVYQGKNNESKSEISFWKSIDYAQLINSDNEFARVNLARSFRKEGGAGEPILDESIPYSMEYYRPEMRK